A segment of the Sphingopyxis sp. OAS728 genome:
GATCGGCCGCGTCCTTGCGTTCCTGACCTTCGCTTTCGTCCCGGGCGTTATGGGTTTCCTCGATCATCCGGCGCATTGGCTGGTCATGGCGGCCGGTCTGCCATGCGACGTCGCGCTGACCGTGATCGGGCAGGTGATGCGCAAACCCCGTCCGATCGCGCACAGCCAAGTCCGGCTGATGGCGATGCTGTGCATGGCGCTGATCGTGCTCGGCACATTGCTCAACGCCGCCGCGATGTTCGACGCGATCGCCATCCCCGACGGCAGCCGCCATTTCGATGCCTTTACCGCGATTCACATCGGCTCGTTGCTCGTTGCGGCGTCGGCCGTCGCGGTGGTCCGGCCGGCCTTTTTCGCCTTCGCGGGGGCGACGGCGCTGGGTGGCGCGATCGGCGTGGCGTCGTGGCCGTTCGCGGTCGCGGGGTTCGTGTTTCTCGGCCTGTTGATCGTCATGATGCGTGAGGATGTCCGGCACCAGCGCCGCGCCACGCGTGCGGCGCGGCTTAGCGTCAGCGATCAGCAGCGCGCACTCAACCTGATGCGCGATTTCGAGCGTGCGGGGCGCGGCTGGTTCTGGGAAACCGATCGCGACGGCCAGCTCGTCTATATCTCGCCGACCGTAGCGGCGCGGCTCGAACGCCCGCTCACCGACCTGCTCGGCCATCCCTTTACCGACATCATCCGCAAGCGGCTTGGCAACGACGAGAGCGAAGAGCGTACTTTGGGTTTCAGCCTGTCGTCGCGCACGCCGTTCAAGGAGCTGACCGTGCGGGCTGCGGTGCCGGGCGAGGAGCGATGGTGGTCGATTTCGGGCCACCCGATCAGCAACGAACTCGGCAATTTCCAGGGCTTTCGCGGTAGCGGAACCGACCTGACCGATAAGAAAAGGTCCGAGCGCGAGATCAACCAGCTCGCGCGCTACGACACGCTCACGGGCCTAGCGAACCGGCGCCATATCACCGACCTGCTCGAGCGCGCATTGAAGAGCCACAGCGGCCAAGCGCAGCCCTGCGCGCTGCTGCTGATGGACCTCGACCGGTTCAAGGCGGTCAACGACACGCTGGGGCATCCGGTGGGCGACCAGCTGCTGCAGCAGGTTGCGGGGCGGCTGACGCAGATCGTCGGCGACAAGGGACAGGTCGGGCGGCTTGGCGGCGATGAATTCCAGATCGTCGTTCCGCAGATAAGCCAGCCCGAAAAACTCGCGGGTATCGCCAATGCGATCATCCTCAGCCTTGCGAAGCCCTTCGCGATCGAGGGCGAGCAGGTGCGGATCGGATCGTCGCTCGGCATTGCGGTGTCGGACGGGCAGGGAGTCTCGGCGTCGGCGCTCGTCCGCAACGCAGACCTCGCGCTTTATGCCGCGAAGGATGCGGGGCGCGGGGTCTATCGTTTCTATGCCGACGCGATGCACAATCAGGCGAGCGAGCGAAAGGCGATCGAGGATGCGCTGCGCGATGCGCTGGCGAAGGATGAGCTCCGGCTGCTCTACCAGCCGATCGTCGACGTCGAGAGCGAACGGATTTCGGGGTTCGAGGCGCTGATCCGCTGGCATCATGCGACCCATGGCCTGGTCAGTCCGTCGAAATTCATCCCGATTGCGGAGGAGGCCAATCTGATCGTGCCGATCGGCGAGTGGATCATCCGCACCGCCTGTGCGACCATCGCGCACCTCGGCCCCGGATACCGCGTCGCGGTCAATGTTTCGCCGCGCCAGTTCGCCAATGAAAAGCTGCCCGCGACGATCATGAGCGCGGTGTCGGCGGCGGGCATCCGCCCCGAGCAGCTTGAGCTGGAGATTACCGAGGGTGTCTTCCTCGACGAAAGCCCCGAGAATCTCGCGATGTTCCAGAAGTTGAAGCGCACGGGCGTGCGGCTGGCGCTCGACGATTTCGGCACCGGCTATTCGGCGCTCGGCTATCTGAAAAAGGCGCCGTTCGACAAGATCAAGATCGACCAGAGCTTCGTCCTCGGCGCCGCCGACCCGAGCAGCATGAATGCCGCGATCATCTCGTCGATCGTCGGGCTGGCGACCGCGCTGAAGATGGAAACGACCGCCGAGGGGGTCGAAACGCACGACGACCTCGCGCTGATCCGCGGGCTGGGGTGCAGCCATGTGCAGGGCTATATTTATGGGCGTCCGATGGACCTCGCCGAGGTGCTGGCCCTGCTTCGCGAAAGCGGCGGGCGCGTCGAGGCGAAGGGATATAAGAGCGCGCGCGAACCGCGGCTCACGACCTTCCGCACGATCCAGGTCGGCAGCGGCGGCTATCGATATGAGGGGATCGTCCGCAACTTGTCGTCGCGCGGCGCGCTGATCGAAGGGTTGTGGAATGTGCCGCCGGGTACGGCGCTGACGCTCGAATTCGGCGCCGACCAGATATTCGATGCCGAAGCGCGCTGGTCGGCGGGCAACCGCGTCGGGGTGAAATTTGCCGAAGCGGTCGAGATCGACGGGCTCACCGGCCCGAAGACCGCCACGCCGGCGCGGGGACGCGTCCGCCGCGCGGCATGACGCTGTCGTTCAGTGGGCGATCCGGCCGCGCGCCATCACCCAGTCGACCTTTTCGAGCACCGTAACATCGCTGAGCGGATCGCCGCTGACCGCGATCATGTCGGCCGACATGCCGGGTGCGATGCGGCCAATTTCGCTTTCGAGCGACAGCAGCTTTGCGGCGACCGTCGTCGCGCTCGCCAGCGCCTCGCGCGGGGTCAGGCCATATTTGACGAGGAGCGCGAACTCGCCGCCGTTGCGGCCATGTTCGAAGACGCCGGCGTCGGTGCCAAAAGCGATCGGCACGCCGAGCGCCTTGGCGCGCGTCACGGCCTTGCCGACATCGCCGAGCGTCATGCGCACCTTGTTCTCGACCGTCGGCGTGTAGATGCCCTTGCCGAGCCGCTCGCGGATCCCCTCGAACGCCATCAGCGTCGGGACGAGATAGGTGCCCTTGGCCTTCATCACCTGGAGCGTCGCGTCGTCGGCAAAGGTACCATGCTCGATGCTGTCGATCCCGGCCGCCGCGGAAGATTTGATCCCGCCCGCGCCATGCGCATGTGCCATCACTTTCAGGCCGAGCGAATGGGCGGTGTCGGCGATACTTTGCAGTTCGGGGCTGGTGAAATGGCCTTCGAGTCCGCGCGCTTGCTGCGACAGGACGCCGCCGGTCGCGGTGATCTTGATAACGTCGGCGCCGGCGCGCGAGGCCTTGCGTACCTTTTCGGCGCACTCGACCGCGCCGGTGCAGGTATAGCCTTCATCGAGGACGGCATGGATATCCTCGCGAAAGCCCGTCACGTCGCCGTGCCCACCGATGATCGACAGCGCTGGACCGGCCGCAACGATGCGCGGGCCTTCGATAAAGCCGTTCGCGGTGCCGCGACGGAGCGAGAAAGCGGTATATTGCGCCGACCCCGCCTCGCGCACCGTCGTGAAGCCGGCGCGCAGCGTGATCGCGGCATTTTTCGCGCCGACGACGACGCCCCATTCGGTGGGATCGACCGCCGCAGCGCGATAATCGTCGCCGGGGTCGCCGGTCAGGTGAACGTGGAGGTCGATGAGGCCGGGGAGCAAAGTCTTGTCGCCGAGATCGACGATTTCGGCGCCCACTGGCGCTTCGGTGCGCCCGGGAGCGATCGAGGTGATGCGGTCGTCGGTGATCGTAACGGTCGAGGGGCCTTGCGCGGGCTTGGAGGCATCGGTGATGACGCGGCCGGCATAGACCACCGTCGTTTTTGCATATGCCGTCGTGCCGAGCAGCGCGAGCGTCGCGGCCGCGACCATTCCCAATTTACGCATGAAGTCTCCCCTGTTTGATGCGTCACCGTGGCGCGCCGGACGGGGGAGGGCAAGTGCATAAAAAGAGGGGCCGACTTGGCCGGCCACGTTTCGAAAAAAAGGGGGCCGGTCGAGCCGGCCCCTCAGTTTGTCATCTGATAACCGAAAGGAATATTACCAGAAG
Coding sequences within it:
- a CDS encoding EAL domain-containing protein; amino-acid sequence: MQAGESLFDSPEFVTHLMRVAKLWHYVLIGRVLAFLTFAFVPGVMGFLDHPAHWLVMAAGLPCDVALTVIGQVMRKPRPIAHSQVRLMAMLCMALIVLGTLLNAAAMFDAIAIPDGSRHFDAFTAIHIGSLLVAASAVAVVRPAFFAFAGATALGGAIGVASWPFAVAGFVFLGLLIVMMREDVRHQRRATRAARLSVSDQQRALNLMRDFERAGRGWFWETDRDGQLVYISPTVAARLERPLTDLLGHPFTDIIRKRLGNDESEERTLGFSLSSRTPFKELTVRAAVPGEERWWSISGHPISNELGNFQGFRGSGTDLTDKKRSEREINQLARYDTLTGLANRRHITDLLERALKSHSGQAQPCALLLMDLDRFKAVNDTLGHPVGDQLLQQVAGRLTQIVGDKGQVGRLGGDEFQIVVPQISQPEKLAGIANAIILSLAKPFAIEGEQVRIGSSLGIAVSDGQGVSASALVRNADLALYAAKDAGRGVYRFYADAMHNQASERKAIEDALRDALAKDELRLLYQPIVDVESERISGFEALIRWHHATHGLVSPSKFIPIAEEANLIVPIGEWIIRTACATIAHLGPGYRVAVNVSPRQFANEKLPATIMSAVSAAGIRPEQLELEITEGVFLDESPENLAMFQKLKRTGVRLALDDFGTGYSALGYLKKAPFDKIKIDQSFVLGAADPSSMNAAIISSIVGLATALKMETTAEGVETHDDLALIRGLGCSHVQGYIYGRPMDLAEVLALLRESGGRVEAKGYKSAREPRLTTFRTIQVGSGGYRYEGIVRNLSSRGALIEGLWNVPPGTALTLEFGADQIFDAEARWSAGNRVGVKFAEAVEIDGLTGPKTATPARGRVRRAA
- a CDS encoding metal-dependent hydrolase family protein, with the protein product MRKLGMVAAATLALLGTTAYAKTTVVYAGRVITDASKPAQGPSTVTITDDRITSIAPGRTEAPVGAEIVDLGDKTLLPGLIDLHVHLTGDPGDDYRAAAVDPTEWGVVVGAKNAAITLRAGFTTVREAGSAQYTAFSLRRGTANGFIEGPRIVAAGPALSIIGGHGDVTGFREDIHAVLDEGYTCTGAVECAEKVRKASRAGADVIKITATGGVLSQQARGLEGHFTSPELQSIADTAHSLGLKVMAHAHGAGGIKSSAAAGIDSIEHGTFADDATLQVMKAKGTYLVPTLMAFEGIRERLGKGIYTPTVENKVRMTLGDVGKAVTRAKALGVPIAFGTDAGVFEHGRNGGEFALLVKYGLTPREALASATTVAAKLLSLESEIGRIAPGMSADMIAVSGDPLSDVTVLEKVDWVMARGRIAH